Within the Pseudomonadota bacterium genome, the region ATGAGCAGAACAAATGATAAGACGGTGGAACCATACCTTTTCTTTCTGATTTTCATAACTTTCAATTCCTTATTTTCCCAAGAGTCCTGTAGGTCTCACTAAAAGTAAAAACAGGAAGATCACATAGTAGGCAACCATCGACAAGCCCGGTTCGAACGATGTAACTATATATCCCACCAGGCCCAGGATGAAGCCTCCGATGAAACTCCCTTTTATATTGCCCAGTCCGCCAAGAACAACTACGATGATGGCGATCAGTGTATATTCCATTCCCATAAAAGGCGTCGTTACCGAGGATGTCATGCTTAGCAGGAGCCCCCCTGTCGCCGCCATCGTGGCACCAAGGCCAAAACAGAGGGCCAGAACACGATTAATATGGACCCCCATAAGTTCCGCAGCGTCTGCATCCTGAGCCGCCGCCCTGATCGCCTTGCCTGTACGGGTATTGGCTAAGAAAATATAGAATGCCAGACCAAGTACCACTGAAGCAAAGAGCGTGACAATACGATTTGCAGGAAACACTGTACCCAGGAAGCTGACGGGATATGCCATATATGAATAGCCCTTCACCGGCGCCCCCCATATGATTAAAGCCAGATTTTGGATGATAAACATAAGACCAAAGGATGCCAGCATCGAACTGCCCTCAAAAGCAGCAGGCGATTCGGAAGAAACTCTGAGAGGTGTATAAAGTACCCTGTAGATTACAAAGCCGACCGCAAAGAAAGCTGGGGCACAAATGAACAGTGAGATAAGAGGGCTCACCCCCAGCATCGTAAAAAGCGTCCAGGCAGCAAAAGAACCCAGCATGATGAATTCACCATGTGCTATGTTCAGAACCCGGGCCACACCGTATTGAAGACCAAAGCCGACGGCAATCAGGGCATATATGCCGCCCATCAATAAACCACCAATCAATATATCTACCAACTTTACCATCATTATAGCATTCTCCTGAATCTCTTATTCAGTCTCCGCGCAATCCCTTGGTCTTCTTGCCGGAACGAAAAAATCCTTTTTTCCGACACGGAAACCGATAGTTTCACGCCCGGGGTTTCAAGATGGAAACTAACTAACCTGTTTTTGCACCCTTAACGCATGCCGCCATGGGAACTTCAGACGGCATGCGCACTCTTATTCTCTCCAAGGTGCAGGGAAGAACTACTTATCTTTCTTTGGTGGCGGCTGCCATGCCGGCTTCGGGTAAATAGGTTTTGCCGTCCGTTTCAGTCCGGGGTCTATAACCTGCCACTCGCCGTTCTGCCACTGACCCATCTCACCTGGATGATTCGTGTTATATTGACCCTTAAAACTCATGGGTCCCATAGCCGTATCATAGGTCTTCTTGGCCATTACGTCTTTAATCTTTGTATTGTTGAGAGTTCCTGCTTCTTCAATAGCCTGTCCGAAAAATTGCAGTGAAGCATAGTATATCAGACTACCCCAACCTTCAGGTTCAAACCCCCATCTCTTTACATAATCATCATGGAATTTCTTTGCGCCAGGAGAAGTCTTTACACTCCATGCTCCGGCGCCCATGACGCCGTCGATCCCTTTAGCTCCAAAGGTGTCCCGATATTGAGAAAGGCATGGTCCTACAGTCATATACATAGCCTTGGGGTCAAAACCAAGTTCCATGGACTGGCCCGTCAGAAGGAATGCTTGAGGCGGATATACAAATGCCAACAAAGCATCAATATTGGCTGCTTTGGCCTCTTTTACCAGGGGGCTTAAGTCCTTCACGTCCAGCGGAAAACTCTTGGAGAAGGCAACCTCAATTCCATTTTTCTTCAGTGCCTGAAGTGCGTCCTCATTATATTCTATGCCATGAAGGTCCTGAATGTATATGATGGCAACTTTCTTTACTCCCACTTCCTTCATAACTTCTGCCATGACAGGCATATGGGTTTCAGAAAAATTCAAGACCGCGAAAAATTAGGGAAGTTTATGTACGATCTTTTTGAGCTTCTTCGCTCCGCCTGAACCTCCGAGAAGAACCATCTTGTGTTTGTTGGCAATCGGGGCTGAGGCAAAGAGGAAAGCTGTGTCCCAGGGAGAAAAAATCAGATCGACTTTATCCTCGACAATGGTCTTTTCGAGGAGTTTCGTCATGGTTCCGACATCACTCTTATCATCATATTTAGTGACTTCAAGGGGTAGTTTCTTGCCGTACTCCTTGATGTAAAGTCCACCCCTGGCATTAACCTCCTCGACCCACATGGTG harbors:
- a CDS encoding branched-chain amino acid ABC transporter permease translates to MMVKLVDILIGGLLMGGIYALIAVGFGLQYGVARVLNIAHGEFIMLGSFAAWTLFTMLGVSPLISLFICAPAFFAVGFVIYRVLYTPLRVSSESPAAFEGSSMLASFGLMFIIQNLALIIWGAPVKGYSYMAYPVSFLGTVFPANRIVTLFASVVLGLAFYIFLANTRTGKAIRAAAQDADAAELMGVHINRVLALCFGLGATMAATGGLLLSMTSSVTTPFMGMEYTLIAIIVVVLGGLGNIKGSFIGGFILGLVGYIVTSFEPGLSMVAYYVIFLFLLLVRPTGLLGK